The Gemmatimonadota bacterium genome includes a window with the following:
- a CDS encoding DUF402 domain-containing protein — translation MLFCELKRHLDKPDETYMCDLVARGTDWVVLSYVSNQAWEVAGTLLPAGSQTLAFYQRDAAHVLWRMCAPSGDLKGYLFHICRNVRVEERRVSYLDLLLDIWVSSDGVVEILDREDVDVCYGKCKLCEADLKAIAAEEKRIVTHWPVLVREMDALLSDL, via the coding sequence GTGTTGTTTTGCGAATTAAAACGCCATCTCGACAAACCCGATGAAACATATATGTGCGATTTGGTCGCCCGCGGCACAGATTGGGTCGTCTTGTCCTATGTGTCAAATCAGGCCTGGGAAGTCGCTGGCACTCTCTTGCCTGCTGGTTCTCAAACGCTGGCTTTTTACCAAAGGGACGCCGCGCATGTTTTATGGCGAATGTGTGCCCCTTCAGGTGATCTGAAGGGGTATTTATTTCATATTTGTCGGAATGTGCGGGTGGAAGAACGCAGGGTCAGTTATCTGGACCTGCTTTTGGATATATGGGTAAGTTCAGATGGTGTTGTCGAAATCTTAGACCGGGAGGATGTAGATGTGTGTTATGGGAAATGCAAACTGTGTGAAGCCGATCTGAAAGCCATAGCGGCAGAAGAGAAACGGATTGTGACACACTGGCCCGTGCTGGTGCGCGAG